The Capsicum annuum cultivar UCD-10X-F1 chromosome 3, UCD10Xv1.1, whole genome shotgun sequence genomic sequence AAGTCTATTAGGAACGATAAGATCAAAAGGATTTGTTGCATTAGCAACTGCAAGTTTCAGTGTCGTAGCCTCCATTCTTTCTGGAGGTCGAACTGTTAAAATACCtgttgatattgatgaaaatacTAATTGCAATGTCAGCAAACAAAGCTCACTTGCCTCTTTAATTCGAGATGCAAAATTAGTTGTATGGGGTGAAGCATCAATGGCTAAAGGAAAAATTATTGAAGCTCTTGATTTACTCTTGAAAGATCTAATGGATACAAAGATGCTCTTTGGtgaaaaagttgttgttttaGGTGGTGATTTTAGAGAAACTCTTCATGTTGTtcgaaatgaaaaaaaagaagacttCATTTCACAAACTTTACTATATTCACAAATCTGGAATCAACTAGAAAAGTTACACCTATCAGAAAATATGCGTGCAAGAACAGATCCATCTTTTTCTGAGTACCTAATGAGAATtggaaatgaaaaagaaaaatttaactcCAACGACAAAGTTGAAAATTCCAAATATTTGCTCATTCCTTTTACTACTGAAGAATAATCTCTAGATGAATTATTCAAGGTAACATATCCTAATATAAATTTGTTATTTCATAACTCTTCTTCTTTAGCTTCCCGTgtaattttaacaacaaaaaataattatgttcatgaaataaatgatatgcttatatcaaaattttcaaatactgCAAAATcatttattgcaactgatgaaacTATTGAACCAAAAGATCAAAGTCAATTTGAAGATTATCTACATACTATAAATCCCGCTAATTTACTACCTAACAAATTAACTCTGAAAGAAAATTTCCCAGTAATGTTATTACGAAATTTACATTCCTCTGAAGGTTTATGTAATGGTACACGATTAACGTGTTGTAATTTTAAGACACATGTTATAAGTGCTAAAATCGCTAGTGGTgattttcaaaacaaacataTCTTTATTCCTCGCATACCATTATCAGTCTCAGCAGATGAAAATTTGTCAGTTCCTTTCAAGAGAACACAATTTTCAATACGATTATGTTTTTCTATGACTATAAATAAAGCTCAAGGTCAAACTTTAGACTACATTGGAATTTATTTGCGTGAGCCTATTTTTTTCCATGGTCAACTTTATGTGGCTTTATCTAGTGCTAAAAGTTCGAAAGGCGTGAAATTATTGATTAGGCCGTTGTCTATGATGAAAGTATAAAAAAGGCATTCAGTTAACTAACAACATACCCATTTTGTATTTCCTATAGTGCTACTACTTACTCATCCCTTCCTACTTCATCAGTGAGTTTTCCCAAAAATTGTTGCTTTTCCTGAAGTTCTACATATTCTACCTGTACAATTACCAGGTGAGACTTTAATttgagtaatattttattttagcgCTTTCAATTTTTTAAACCTATATAATACCAATCATAATATATTATGATATGTTTAAATCATTATTTATTTTCCAACAATCTCTGATTAATACCAACCTAATTCTACCATTTATTGATTAGTTCTAGAATACCACGGTGAAAAGTGGCATAACTATTGAATTTAGTCCAGGGTTTACTGAATTCGTAGATGATCAGTATTCCAAAATACTAAGAATTAATCTCCAGGAGATGCTAATGACATATGCATTACTCTACCCTTCTCAGATGCAGTATTAATGCAAAAGTCTTCTACtgttgattatgttatttatcagAGTGCAACATTGTTTGGAGATGCCACAGACTTTTTACCTCTTATCTATGTAAGTTGTGTTAATTTTTATGTACAACACGTCCATTGGTCATGTAGTCCACAAATTTCATCAGCTCTCTCTCTTGCTTCTGTCAATTTCATCCATCACCATACATATCACTATTCACAATATAATTGCAAAATTA encodes the following:
- the LOC107865177 gene encoding uncharacterized protein LOC107865177 — encoded protein: MGHDINKYKLVPENIKASATAKETKDVQFERNIKVFKEDLLLEKKLNTEQRRAYTLIIDRIFSNKVGVFFIDGLGGTGKSYLYRSLLGTIRSKGFVALATASFSVVASILSGGRTVKIPVDIDENTNCNVSKQSSLASLIRDAKLVVWGEASMAKGKIIEALDLLLKDLMDTKMLFGEKVVVLGGDFRETLHVVRNEKKEDFISQTLLYSQIWNQLEKLHLSENMRARTDPSFSEYLMRIGNEKEKFNSNDKVENSKYLLIPFTTEE